The Arthrobacter sp. D5-1 genomic interval GACGCACCCCCGATGGCAAGAGAACCCGCCCCGTTCTGGTCCTGAACGCCGAAACCGTGCTCCGGATCGCCCAGATCGAGGTCTTCGGCCCCGCCTGGTTCCGTTCCTTCGGCACCCAGGTCGAACCCGGCCCGCGCCTAATCACCATCACTGGCGCCGTCAAGGCACCGGGAGTGTATGAAACCGAATCCGGGCTGCCACTGAGCCGGGTCGTTTCACTGGCTGGAGGCCCGCTTCCGGGTGTCCTGGCGATGAACATCGGCGGACTCAGCGGCACCTGGATCGACGCATCCAGGATCGACTCTCTGAATTACAGCTCTGCATCCCTGGCCACCGTCGGCGCAACCCTCGGGCCCGGCGTCATGCACCTGCTGGACCGCTCCCGTTGCCCGGTGGATACGGTGAAGGACATGCTTGACTATGCCGCCGGGGAATCTGCCGGGCAATGCGGGCCCTGCATGTTCGGGCTCCCCGCAGTTGCCCGAGACTTCGCTGAACTGGCCGCAGGCACCGGCAGACCCAGTGCAGCAACTGCCCTGCGTCAACGGTTGGGATTCCTGGTTGGCAGAGGAGCCTGTCACTTCCCTGACGGGATCGCAGCGTTCACGCACTCCGCGCTGGAGGTCTTCACCGATCACCTCAGCGCCCATGCCGCAGGCTACTGCCCTGGCCACGAGAGCCGGGTCCGGAGATGATCCTTCGTTTCCGCCGACAGGTTCTTCCGGAGTACCCGGTTCTGGCCGTGGACCGGACCACCTGCACCGGGCACGGGGTGTGTGCGACCATGCTCTTCGAACACATCACACTCGATGACTGGGGATACCCGGTTTTGCACGGACCCATCCCGCGGGCCCACACCTCGGAA includes:
- a CDS encoding NADH-ubiquinone oxidoreductase-F iron-sulfur binding region domain-containing protein, producing MNLRTLEAAGLTGRSGSAFSTARKVGAARQNGAELIVNACDGEISALKDAHVIRHHLAWVRHGAALTGLRHVTYAAHTGTETEERLRAAGLSVLPVPARYVASEASALVSLHHGAHARPMTKRRRLIEGGRTPDGKRTRPVLVLNAETVLRIAQIEVFGPAWFRSFGTQVEPGPRLITITGAVKAPGVYETESGLPLSRVVSLAGGPLPGVLAMNIGGLSGTWIDASRIDSLNYSSASLATVGATLGPGVMHLLDRSRCPVDTVKDMLDYAAGESAGQCGPCMFGLPAVARDFAELAAGTGRPSAATALRQRLGFLVGRGACHFPDGIAAFTHSALEVFTDHLSAHAAGYCPGHESRVRR
- a CDS encoding ferredoxin, which translates into the protein MILRFRRQVLPEYPVLAVDRTTCTGHGVCATMLFEHITLDDWGYPVLHGPIPRAHTSELALRYCPARALYWRNGND